The Mesoterricola silvestris sequence ATGGAGGACCGACTGGCCCCGCCCGGGGACGGCCCCGGGGAGCTGGCCACCCTCAAGGAGATGGAGCGCGCCCACATCGAGCGGGTGCTGGCGCGCACCGCCGGCAACGTCGCCGAGGCGGCCCAGATCCTGGGGCTGGCCCGGCGCACCCTCTACGACCGCCTGAAGGTGCTCGGTCTCAATCTCAGCCGCATCTGAGCGGGGCTTCGCACCGGGGTTTGCGGGATTCCGCACAGCGCCGCCCCGGAGGGGGGCGGGGGCGGTGGTATGATCCCTTCCAGAATCAATAGATAGACGAGCCGCTGGAAATGGCGCGGGGATTGCTCCCAAGGGGGCATCCCATCGCGTACCCACTCTTCCGAGGAGAGACCAACATGATCAGGAACATCGTGGCAGTTCTGCTGGTGGCGGGTTCCGTGGCCCCCGGCGCCTGGGGCGCCGCGCCCGCGCAGGCCAAGGCCCTCCACCTCCGCACCATCGAGAAGTACCCGGCTCCCAAGCTGGAGAAGGTCAACGGCCGGGAAATCAAGTTCCTCCTGGACCCCGCCAAGCTCAAGGGCTCCCCGGAGGAGGCCTTCGCGCTGGTGTGGGACCGGGTCAAGGCCTCCGCGGCCAGGAACGGCTTCACGATCACCGAGAAGGCCGAGAAGCCCCTGAAGATCGAGAAGGCCTACAAGGAGTACTTCGACACGCCCGGCCAGGACCTCTGGAAGAAGGGCTACCTGGTGCGCATCACCCAGAAATTCAAGAAGGGCGTGGCTGAATTCCAGGTGGGCCTGACCATCAAGGCCGTCAACCCCGACGCCAACGTCGCCATGGCGACGCCCCTGAAGGTCGTGGGCGTGGAGAAGGTGAAGGTCGAGGCCGAGGAGAACGCCGGCCCCGCCGCCGGCGGCGGCCTGGACGGGTACGTGGAGAAGGGCGCCTCCTTCAACGTCACCCTCGACAGCCTGGGCAAGCTGACCCTGGGCGATTTCGCCAAGTACATGCCCGAACTGGCCACCCTCGGCATTCCCGCCGACACGAAGCTCGTGGGCAACCGGGCCTACTCGGTGCGCGTGAAGCCCGGCGCGGTGGAGCTGGCCGGCACCGACGACTGCGGGTTCTCCATGGAAGGGTGGTCCACGACCCCCGGCGGCGCGCCCTACCTCTACGACTTCTCCTACGGCTACGGCGACATCGACTTCTACGACAGCGCCGCGCTCCACGAGGCCAGCGAGAAGTTCTACTACAAGGTCGTCCTGGGGGACCTCGGCGACCTGGCCATGCCCCAGGCCGAGAAGTGGGGGGGATCCAAGGTCCGCAAGCTCATGAACAGGCCCATCAGCCGCTGAAGTCCATTCCCACCCTTTCCAGGAGAACCATCACGATGCTAAACCTCCGCCGCAGTTTCACGCTGGGCGCCCTCTCGGCGTGCCTCGCCTTCCCCGGCTTCGGCCAGGCCGGGCCCGAAAAGCTCGACGCCCTCTACGGGTGCCTGTCCATGCCCGCCTACATCAAGCACTACGAAGCCGACAAGAACGGCAAGGTGCTCATCAACCCCTACCTGCAGGTGGCCACCAAGGACTACCCCGCCATCCTGGACGCCAAGAACGCCCCCTACAACTGGGTGATCGACGCCGAAGGCCGGGTGGGCATCATCCAGGAAGCCGCCCATCCCCTGGGCCGCACCTACCCCAAGGGCTTCTTCCGCCCCGAGGACCAGTCCAAGCGCAAGCCCGGCACCACCGAGAACTACGGCCACGTCTCCGCCCTCGCCGGCGGCCCCAGCCGCATCAGCGGCGAGATCAACTACGACAAGGCCACCAAGACCTTCACCATCAACAACAAGTCCGGCCGCTACTCCAAGCACAACCCCGACCGCACCCCGGAGCAGATGGCCAACGCCGCCAAGCTGATCCAGGAAGTGGTGGATCCCGGCAAGACGGCCTGGGGCCCCACCTACTACCTCCTGGAGTACGCCCCCGAACCCATCCGCGAGGAGCTCCTGAAGAGCCCCAAGCTCGCCTATGACGACGCCGCCAAGAAGAGCCGCCCCCACATCATCCTCGCCGCCGCCCCGGCGACGGCCCCCGATGCGGAAAAGCCCAAGACCAAGGCCAAGAAGGCCAAGGCCGCCCACAACGACGATCCGTCATAAGACCCGCGCCCCACCGGCCCATCGAATAGGAGCTTGGAACACATGAAGACGCTATTCTCCCCCCGCATCCTCCTCCCGGGAATCCTCCTCTGCCTTGCGGCGGCCACCACGCCCCTGCCGGCGCGGCAGCCCTCGGACGTCACGG is a genomic window containing:
- a CDS encoding CYTH domain-containing protein, with translation MIRNIVAVLLVAGSVAPGAWGAAPAQAKALHLRTIEKYPAPKLEKVNGREIKFLLDPAKLKGSPEEAFALVWDRVKASAARNGFTITEKAEKPLKIEKAYKEYFDTPGQDLWKKGYLVRITQKFKKGVAEFQVGLTIKAVNPDANVAMATPLKVVGVEKVKVEAEENAGPAAGGGLDGYVEKGASFNVTLDSLGKLTLGDFAKYMPELATLGIPADTKLVGNRAYSVRVKPGAVELAGTDDCGFSMEGWSTTPGGAPYLYDFSYGYGDIDFYDSAALHEASEKFYYKVVLGDLGDLAMPQAEKWGGSKVRKLMNRPISR